The following are from one region of the Vanessa cardui chromosome 3, ilVanCard2.1, whole genome shotgun sequence genome:
- the LOC124543888 gene encoding uncharacterized protein LOC124543888: protein MLHRTSSSRRRRASRSAATSPQTRSPRPSAQSSRRASLATTETDDELEQTPQRSPRASLAPDAALEIYHRSPRHSLVPETRSARNSITPETALTRNTLAPARNNLSVEQSYGSRLSLNPQDFNRSPRNSLTPDISARSPRRSLVPDGTSWNQPRNSLVPDVGRSPRHSVANIQIDPARAQKELGPSPRTSPRGSIIPDTLKKELPDINRSPRGSLIPDSQRSPRGSIAPSERSARGSLVAGDVEAARGISPRGSLTLTFQEPLVSRERRASEDSQCACNRGRSVSPYRASVGGRQSGTTALSDTGSRRASSSVSQVSGDEQRRLCGEHAKYTERSGLGLGLGVGLTTYGSVAYQLKDANMEATGTIDFICRAAKIMNRTSSSSLPKPPHCDPSVLEIA, encoded by the exons ATGTTGCACAGAACATCTTCTTCGCGTCGACGCCGAGCGTCACGTAGTGCTGCAACTTCTCCTCAAACTAGATCTCCAAGACCTTCAGCTCAATCTTCTCGTCGGGCTTCTTTGGCAACAACCGAAACTGACGATGAACTAGAACAAACACCTCAAAGAAGCCCAAGAGCTAGTTTGGCACCAGATGCGGCACTGGAAATATACCATCGAAGCCCCCGTCACTCCCTTGTACCAGAGACAAGATCAGCAAGAAATTCCATTACGCCAGAAACAGCATTAACTAGAAATACGTTGGCACCGGCTAGAAATAATCTAAGCGTAGAACAATCTTACGGATCGAGACTAAGCTTAAATCCTCAGGATTTTAATAGAAGTCCAAGAAATAGTTTAACTCCTGATATATCAGCTAGGAGTCCTAGAAGAAGCTTGGTCCCAGATGGAACATCGTGGAATCAACCTAGAAATTCTTTAGTTCCAGATGTCGGACGTAGTCCGCGACATTCCGTTGCCAATATACAAATTGATCCTGCTCGGGCGCAAAAAGAACTAGGACCAAGTCCTCGAACTAGTCCCAGAGGAAGTATAATTCCAGACACGTTAAAAAAAGAACTTCCCGATATAAACAGAAGTCCAAGGGGTTCGTTAATTCCAGATTCACAGAGAAGTCCAAGAGGGAGTATTGCTCCTTCAGAGAGGAGTGCGAGAGGGAGTCTAGTCGCTGGTGATGTGGAAGCAGCTCGAGGAATCAGTCCCAGAGGAAGTCTCACACTAACATTTCAAGAGCCCTTGGTGTCTAGAGAACGACGAGCGAGTGAAGATAGTCAATGTGCCT gtaacAGAGGACGGAGTGTGTCACCATATCGAGCATCGGTGGGCGGTCGGCAAAGTGGAACAACTGCTTTATCTGACACTGGTTCACGACGAGCATCGAGCTCTGTCAGTCAA GTATCTGGCGATGAGCAACGAAGACTATGCGGGGAACATGCTAAATACACCGAAAGAAGTGGTCTGGGTCTGGGGCTGGGAGTTGGCCTTACGACTTACGGTTCTGTTGCTTATCAGCTCAAAGATGCAAACATGGAGGCAACAGGGACAATTGACTTCATTTGCAGAGCTGCCAAGATTATGAATAGGACAA